The following are encoded in a window of Rosa chinensis cultivar Old Blush chromosome 4, RchiOBHm-V2, whole genome shotgun sequence genomic DNA:
- the LOC112200233 gene encoding uncharacterized protein LOC112200233 yields MSILNPFQLLELNVISAQDLAPVSRSMRTYAIAWVHPDRKLSTRVDTHGHNNPTWNDKFVFRVDEDFLHEDTSAVMIEIYALHWFKDVHVGTIRVLVGNLIPTPVKPHHHHPQLGMRFVALQVRRPSGRPQGILNIGVALLHSSMRSMPLYSQLSASAVGYKQLMGEDDPPRSQTHRSQSTFSKAELRRSKSDCSSMLASEVRTKEFTKKDKKSRGSSVVSGSDVSSQKNKKSRSKASSLINGSEIIRGRGRKGKASSVVSASELSRTKGKNGKPSSILSVSDVGGAKDKKGKPSSILSVSEISISDPSKRGGRDPKPTSGSEPDDPVRKPKHNGNYRAAVVHDIVAASPLSKPSPKYVVESYGNTPGRRSSVPGKSPFKMGTYDQYVTPRKSNLMVPPYLTESELGPSPSEVAAAIAKERMDQDNESSVVVGAWNEDESVEGLQSKLERWRTELPPVYDRGDFSSFPSSSEGHHTRRHTDGGGGPGLFSCFSNICGVECSIVCGGGDAGKDRKKAGGSKSSGPVGRSPSAENLSYV; encoded by the coding sequence ATGTCGATCCTAAACCCATTCCAACTTCTGGAACTGAACGTGATCTCGGCGCAAGACCTTGCCCCGGTATCACGTTCCATGCGGACGTACGCCATTGCATGGGTGCACCCGGATCGCAAGTTGTCGACCCGCGTGGACACTCACGGCCACAACAACCCTACGTGGAACGACAAGTTCGTGTTCCGGGTGGACGAGGATTTCTTGCATGAGGACACCTCCGCCGTGATGATCGAGATCTACGCCCTCCACTGGTTCAAAGACGTCCACGTCGGCACCATCCGTGTCCTCGTCGGCAATCTCATCCCCACTCCGGTGAagccccaccaccaccatcctCAGCTGGGCATGCGCTTCGTGGCGCTCCAGGTCCGGCGGCCCTCCGGCCGGCCACAGGGGATATTGAACATCGGTGTGGCGCTGCTTCACAGCTCCATGCGCAGCATGCCTTTGTATTCTCAGCTCAGCGCATCCGCCGTGGGATATAAACAGTTAATGGGCGAGGACGACCCGCCGCGGAGTCAAACCCACCGGAGTCAGTCAACGTTTTCGAAGGCGGAGCTGAGACGTAGCAAGAGTGACTGCAGCTCCATGTTAGCGTCGGAGGTCCGGACCAAGGAATTTACGaaaaaggacaaaaagagcagaGGGAGCTCGGTGGTCAGCGGGTCCGACGTCAGCAGCCAAAAGAATAAGAAGAGCCGATCCAAGGCCAGCTCGTTAATCAACGGCTCAGAAATCATCAGGGGAAGGGGTAGAAAAGGGAAAGCCAGCTCCGTGGTCAGCGCGTCAGAATTAAGCCGGACCAAGGGTAAAAACGGAAAACCAAGTTCCATACTCAGCGTCTCCGACGTTGGTGGGGCCAAGGACAAAAAGGGAAAACCAAGTTCCATACTCAGCGTCTCCGAAATCAGCATCAGCGACCCGTCAAAGAGAGGCGGTAGGGATCCGAAACCGACGAGCGGATCCGAACCCGACGACCCGGTGAGAAAGCCCAAGCACAACGGGAACTACAGAGCCGCGGTCGTACACGACATCGTGGCCGCGTCGCCGTTATCGAAGCCGTCGCCGAAGTACGTGGTGGAGAGTTACGGAAATACCCCTGGGCGGAGGTCCTCGGTTCCGGGGAAGTCGCCGTTCAAGATGGGGACGTACGACCAGTACGTGACGCCGCGGAAGTCGAATCTGATGGTGCCGCCGTACCTGACGGAGTCGGAGCTGGGGCCGTCGCCGTCGGAGGTGGCGGCGGCGATCGCGAAGGAGAGGATGGACCAGGACAACGAGAGCTCGGTGGTGGTGGGGGCCTGGAACGAGGACGAGAGCGTGGAGGGGCTACAGTCGAAGCTGGAGCGGTGGCGGACGGAGCTGCCGCCGGTGTACGATCGCGGCGATTTTTCGAGCTTTCCGAGCAGCAGCGAAGGGCACCACACGCGGCGGCACACCGACGGAGGCGGCGGCCCGGGGCTGTTCTCGTGCTTCAGTAACATCTGCGGCGTGGAGTGCTCCATCGTGTGCGGCGGCGGCGACGCCGGTAAGGATCGGAAGAAGGCGGGGGGCAGCAAGAGTAGCGGTCCAGTCGGGCGGAGCCCATCAGCGGAGAATCTGAGCTATGTTTGA
- the LOC112195874 gene encoding auxin-responsive protein IAA13 isoform X2: MEGTLGLLGGGSSGCSTNESAMSKVEQQVVEQDYVGMSSEVSSYPAETELELGLSLGGGGSAQKSKACAWGERGRILTAKDFPSMVSHGSARFSQRANNASSVSGNKRAAEEGGSPTAVSQVVGWPPISAARMNSLVNQAKTARSEDDKADGDNSKDTYKKKINTGNKSTVKEKGHLGFVKVNMDGIPIGRKVDLNAHTCYETLAQTLEDMFFSTTTTGNSIGGDKEQATKPSRLLDGSSEFVLTYEDKDGDWMLVGDVPWRMFLTSVKRLRIMRTSEANGLGMQF; encoded by the exons ATGGAAGGCACTCTGGGATTACTTGGAGGTGGGTCTTCTGGGTGCTCAACAAATGAGTCAGCAATGTCAAAGGTGGAACAACAGGTGGTGGAGCAAGACTATGTGGGCATGTCCTCTGAGGTATCTTCATACCCAGCTGAAACTGAGCTTGAACTGGGCCTGAGCCTGGGTGGTGGTGGTTCTGCACAGAAGTCCAAAGCCTGTGCATGGGGCGAGCGTGGAAGAATCTTGACTGCTAAAGACTTCCCTTCCATGGTGTCTCATGGGTCTGCAAGATTCTCACAGAGAGCAAATAATGCTTCTTCTGTTTCTGGAAATAAGAGGGCTGCTGAAGAGGGTGGATCTCCCACTGCTGTAAG TCAAGTTGTGGGATGGCCACCTATAAGTGCTGCAAGGATGAACAGCTTGGTTAACCAGGCAAAGACTGCAAGGTCTGAAGATGACAAGGCAGATGGGGACAATTCTAAGGACacttacaagaagaaaatcaacaCTGGTAATAAGTCAACTGTGAAAGAGAAAGGGCATCTGGGATTTGTGAAGGTCAACATGGATGGAATTCCTATAGGGAGGAAAGTGGATTTAAATGCTCACACTTGCTATGAGACTTTAGCTCAAACACTTGAGGACATGTTCTTCAGCACCACTACAACTGGCAATTCAATCG GTGGAGACAAGGAACAAGCAACAAAACCCTCAAGGCTTCTGGATGGATCCTCCGAGTTTGTGCTCACTTATGAAGACAAAGACGGAGACTGGATGCTTGTTGGAGATGTCCCTTGGAG GATGTTCCTCACCTCGGTGAAAAGGCTTCGAATAATGAGGACCTCTGAGGCCAACGGACTCGGTATGCAATTTTAA
- the LOC112195874 gene encoding auxin-responsive protein IAA13 isoform X1, with product MEGTLGLLGGGSSGCSTNESAMSKVEQQVVEQDYVGMSSEVSSYPAETELELGLSLGGGGSAQKSKACAWGERGRILTAKDFPSMVSHGSARFSQRANNASSVSGNKRAAEEGGSPTAVSQVVGWPPISAARMNSLVNQAKTARSEDDKADGDNSKDTYKKKINTGNKSTVKEKGHLGFVKVNMDGIPIGRKVDLNAHTCYETLAQTLEDMFFSTTTTGNSIGGDKEQATKPSRLLDGSSEFVLTYEDKDGDWMLVGDVPWRMFLTSVKRLRIMRTSEANGLAPRFQERSERQRNRPI from the exons ATGGAAGGCACTCTGGGATTACTTGGAGGTGGGTCTTCTGGGTGCTCAACAAATGAGTCAGCAATGTCAAAGGTGGAACAACAGGTGGTGGAGCAAGACTATGTGGGCATGTCCTCTGAGGTATCTTCATACCCAGCTGAAACTGAGCTTGAACTGGGCCTGAGCCTGGGTGGTGGTGGTTCTGCACAGAAGTCCAAAGCCTGTGCATGGGGCGAGCGTGGAAGAATCTTGACTGCTAAAGACTTCCCTTCCATGGTGTCTCATGGGTCTGCAAGATTCTCACAGAGAGCAAATAATGCTTCTTCTGTTTCTGGAAATAAGAGGGCTGCTGAAGAGGGTGGATCTCCCACTGCTGTAAG TCAAGTTGTGGGATGGCCACCTATAAGTGCTGCAAGGATGAACAGCTTGGTTAACCAGGCAAAGACTGCAAGGTCTGAAGATGACAAGGCAGATGGGGACAATTCTAAGGACacttacaagaagaaaatcaacaCTGGTAATAAGTCAACTGTGAAAGAGAAAGGGCATCTGGGATTTGTGAAGGTCAACATGGATGGAATTCCTATAGGGAGGAAAGTGGATTTAAATGCTCACACTTGCTATGAGACTTTAGCTCAAACACTTGAGGACATGTTCTTCAGCACCACTACAACTGGCAATTCAATCG GTGGAGACAAGGAACAAGCAACAAAACCCTCAAGGCTTCTGGATGGATCCTCCGAGTTTGTGCTCACTTATGAAGACAAAGACGGAGACTGGATGCTTGTTGGAGATGTCCCTTGGAG GATGTTCCTCACCTCGGTGAAAAGGCTTCGAATAATGAGGACCTCTGAGGCCAACGGACTCG CTCCAAGATTTCAAGAAAGGAGTGAGAGACAAAGAAACAGACCTATATAA
- the LOC112197147 gene encoding 3-isopropylmalate dehydratase large subunit, chloroplastic: protein MAYSTVAPSFTSFINKNTKKDLDLSAFSSTSPASFQRCKGSVSKKICSVMAPQQSERKPATTGSVKTGMTMTEKILARASEKTHLSPGDNVWVNIDVLMTHDVCGPGSFGIFKKEFGQNAKVWDREKIVVIPDHYIFTTDERANRNVDTLRDFCKEQNIKYFYDIKDLGNFQANPDYKGVCHIALAQEGHCRPGEVLLGTDSHTCTTGAFGQFATGIGITDAGFVLGTGKLLLKVPPTLRFVLDGEMPDYLLAKDLILQIIGEISVAGATYKAMEFVGSTVEALSMEERMTLCNMVIEAGGKNGIVPADSTTYKYLEDITSVPYEPVYSDDTARFLTEYRFDISKLEPLVAKPHSPDNRALARECKDVKIDRVYIGSCTGGKTEDFMAAAKVFLASGKKVKVPTFLVPATQKVWMDVYSLPVPGSGGKTCSQIFEEAGCDTPASPTCGACMGGPRDTYARLNEPQVCVSTTNRNFPGRMGHKEGQIYLASPYTAAASALTGYVTDPREFLH from the exons ATGGCTTACTCCACTGTTGCTCCATCCTTCACCTCCTTCATCAACAAAAACACCAAG aAGGATTTGGATCTCTCTGCTTTCTCTTCCACATCGCCGGCTTCATTTCAGAGATGCAAGGGATCGGTCTCCAAGAAAATCTGCTCTGTCATGGCTCCACAGCAATCGGAGCGGAAGCCAGCCACTACTGGCTCG GTCAAGACGGGAATGACGATGACCGAGAAAATATTGGCTAGGGCTTCTGAGAAAACCCATTTGAGCCCAGGTGACAATGTTTGggttaacattgatgttctgATGACCCATGATGTCTGTGGCCCTGGTTCCTTTGGAATCTTCAAGAAAGAGTTTGGCCAGAATGCTAAG GTTTGGGATCGAGAAAAGATTGTAGTCATACCTGACCATTATATATTCACTACTGATGAGCGTGCAAACCGTAATGTGGATACCTTGAGGGATTTCTGCAAGGAGCAGAACATCAAGTACTTCTATGATATCAAGGATCTTGGTAACTTTCAG GCTAACCCAGATTACAAGGGTGTATGCCATATTGCTCTTGctcaagaaggtcattgcaGGCCTGGAGAG GTGCTGCTGGGTACAGATTCTCACACCTGCACCACTGGAGCTTTTGGACAATTTGCTACTGGAATCGGGATCACTGATGCTGGTTTCGTATTGGGCACTGGGAAACTTTTGCTCAAG GTGCCTCCAACTCTGAGATTTGTGCTGGATGGTGAAATGCCTGACTATTTGCTTGCCAAAGACTTGATTTTGCAA ATTATTGGTGAAATCTCTGTTGCTGGTGCAACATATAAAGCTATGGAGTTTGTTGGAAGCACTGTTGAAGCCTTAAGT ATGGAAGAGAGGATGACATTATGCAACATGGTTATTGAAGCTGGGGGTAAAAATGGTATCGTCCCTGCTGATAGCACTACATACAAGTACCTTGAG GATATAACGTCTGTACCCTATGAACCTGTGTACAGTGATGATACAGCTAG ATTTCTTACAGAGTACAGATTTGATATCTCAAAACTGGAGCCATTGGTGGCAAAG CCTCATTCTCCAGATAACCGTGCTTTAGCAAGAGAGTGCAAAGATGTGAAAATTGACAGAGTCTATATTGGATCTTGTACTGGTGGGAAAACAGAGGATTTTATGGCTGCTGCTAAAGTTTTTCTAGCTTCA GGAAAGAAGGTCAAAGTACCCACTTTTCTTGTACCTGCTACACAAAAG GTTTGGATGGACGTGTACAGTCTTCCAGTGCCAGGATCAGGTGGCAAGACTTGCTCGCAGATATTTGAGGAAGCTGGTTGTGACACACCTGCAAGTCCCACCTGTGGTGCTTGCATGGGTGGTCCTAGGGACACTTATGCTCGCTTGAATGAACCACAG GTATGTGTCTCTACTACGAACAGGAACTTCCCCGGCAGAATGGGCCACAAGGAAGGCCAGATATATCTTGCTTCACCATATACAGCTGCAGCATCTGCTTTGACAGGTTATGTCACCGACCCAAGAGAGTTTTTGCATTAA